The Nicotiana tomentosiformis chromosome 2, ASM39032v3, whole genome shotgun sequence genome includes the window GCAAAATCATGGAATCAATGTCTAAATCGGCATACAAGTTAGTTGCACTGACCCTTGTACTCCTCAACATCATTCTTCTTGGGACGGAGTTAGTAAGTAAAAACTGTGTGGATTACTGACTCCCTTAAGTTAGAAAAAGAATTTGCTGTCATCCCCTCCCACCCTGTGTCCAATCCCGACATTCAGTTTACTTTTCTAAAGTCAGGGAAGTAGATTTTGTGTTGATTCAAGTGAGTCTAGTTTTAATAGCTTTATGCAACTGATGGTTGGTCAAGAATGCTTCGTTGGAATTAATGGGTGTTGTAATCTTTAGTAAGATATATAATTTGTCTTTGTTCTTGAAAAATAGAAAGTTGATGAGAAAAGTTTGTTTTACAGCTGAACTCTTGACAACAAACAAATTGTCTGAACTAGCCTGCCTAGCGCTTTATCTAATGTATGAGAAGAAACAAGGAAAGAAGTCGTTCTGGTACCCTTATATAAAAGAACTCGATCGCCAGCGGGCAAGGGGCCAGCTAGCTGTGGAATCACCTCTTCTATGGTCAGACGCTGAACTAGATTACCTGACAGGGAGTCCTACTAAGGTATTTGAAGTTTCCATCTGCTGACAGATATCAGAAGTTTAATTTTCATCGTTAAACAAGATTTTGGTGAAAATTTAGGCTGAAGTTTTGGAGAGGGCTGAAGGGATCAAGAGAGAGTACAATGAGCTTGATACAGTCTGGTTCATGGCTGGATCTCTGTTTCAGGTTTTCTAATTTCTTTCTAGTCTGATATTTTATCTTTTGTGCACCGTTGCACTCATCTTAGCAATTAGCCAGTTGCTTGATTGATTCTGATGTTAAACATTCTCTCTTGTGCAGCAATACCCGTATGATATACCCACTGAAGCATTTCCTTTTGAGATCTTCAAGCAAGCTTTTGTTGCAGTGCAATCTTGTGTTGTGCATTTGCAGGTTCATCACACACTGATAATGGCATTTTATTAAGTTTATATTTCTTATAGCTCTTTTGTATAAGAATGATTAAGACTAATTGAAGTTTTTACTGAAACCAGAAAGTTAGTCTTGCCCGGAGGTTTGCACTAGTCCCATTGGGACCACCATTATTATCCTATTGTAGCAACTGCAGAGCAATGTTAGCAGCAGTTGATGGTGCAGTGCAACTGGTCGTTGACCGCTCTTATAGGGCAGGAGATCCAATTGTTGTGTGGTATGGAATCTACCTTCTACCTTTTTTGTTAGTTTTCAAGTTTTTCTTTCAACTCAGAACACGGTAATTACGACAAGGTTGTGTTTCAAAGCTAGGATTGCACTCCAATTGGGTGGAAATACAAAGAACTAGTAATGGTCTATACTCTCTTTTTATATTGGAAATTTCACCTCTATTGGAGACTTTGAACTAGTTAAAATGGATAATAGATTTctttgtatttatttattttttataaggGAAACTTTGGATGGATAGATGGACTTTGCTTTAGACATAACCAGATTTATTGTCCTGTACTGTTGTTTGGCAAGAGATCTCTTAGCAATATGTTACTGCATTTTTGTAGGTGTGGACCACAACCTAATTCAAAATTACTCATTAACTATGGTTTTGTTGATGAAGAAAATTCTTACGACCGCCTTATGGTGGAGGTAATATTTAAACCAATCTTCACACAATTGCATTAGTTCTTCAGTTTGAAATAATGTGCCTTTTGCACAATTCAGGCTGCATTAAATACAGAGGATCCTCAATATCAGGACAAGCGTCTAGCTGCTCAAAGGAATGGTAAACTATCAGTGCAAGCTTTCCAGGTAGAATTCTTTAGTTTTGAGGAATTTGGTTAGTGATTTGTTTTTGAGTTGAAGACGTTTTAATATGCCCTTGCGACAGGTGTGTGTGGGAAAAGAAAGAGAGGCTGTGTTGGAGATGCTTCCTTATTTGAGATTGGGATATGTTTCAGATCCTTCGGAAATGCAGACTGTCTTATCATCTCAAGGCCCTATTTGTCCGGTAAAAACTTCTGGCCGATCTTACTTATGCATGAAAGGGAAATTTTACATGGACAAAAGAAAGGGAGAGATTCTTGTAGACCTTAGCTTCTTCTCTTGTTGGAATCAAATAGGCACCTATGTCTTAATAATGATGTGTGATATGTTTAGCAGTAATCCATGCAATAGAAATTCAATTTTATGCATTTTTTACTCTCCAGTTTTACCAAAACATGTTTCATGGTGTCTAGCACGTATTGCGGAAATCCTATTCTCGGTAAAACAAGAATTAAAGGAGAAGGGAAAAGATTCATGGCTTCCCAACTAATCACTTAAACCACAATTTAAATTGGTTGATATCCAGTTACATAATAACAAAAGGTGAAAATCTTATTTCACCTTTTGATCAATACAGGTGAGTCCTTGTATGGAAAAAGCAGTTCTGGGCCAGCTAAGTGATTATTTCGAGGCAAGGCTGGCTAGTTATCC containing:
- the LOC104116990 gene encoding uncharacterized protein isoform X2, which translates into the protein MDLAYSPMAKCISTPFQSFTHRPLALFSRVSISKSVEVESNKEDEYGDLKSWMHENGLPPCKVVIKERPSHNAKHRPIHYVAASEDLQAGDIAFSVPDSLVVTLERVLGNESIAELLTTNKLSELACLALYLMYEKKQGKKSFWYPYIKELDRQRARGQLAVESPLLWSDAELDYLTGSPTKAEVLERAEGIKREYNELDTVWFMAGSLFQQYPYDIPTEAFPFEIFKQAFVAVQSCVVHLQKVSLARRFALVPLGPPLLSYCSNCRAMLAAVDGAVQLVVDRSYRAGDPIVVWCGPQPNSKLLINYGFVDEENSYDRLMVEAALNTEDPQYQDKRLAAQRNGKLSVQAFQVCVGKEREAVLEMLPYLRLGYVSDPSEMQTVLSSQGPICPVSPCMEKAVLGQLSDYFEARLASYPTTLSEDEALLADADLDPKKRVATQLVRLEKKILNACLETTVNFINQLPDLSVSPCPAPFAPTLK
- the LOC104116990 gene encoding uncharacterized protein isoform X1 — encoded protein: MDLAYSPMAKCISTPFQSFTHRPLALFSRVSISVRIKPKFANNTHNRWLNMCSASSSDTHTLVAGQKSVEVESNKEDEYGDLKSWMHENGLPPCKVVIKERPSHNAKHRPIHYVAASEDLQAGDIAFSVPDSLVVTLERVLGNESIAELLTTNKLSELACLALYLMYEKKQGKKSFWYPYIKELDRQRARGQLAVESPLLWSDAELDYLTGSPTKAEVLERAEGIKREYNELDTVWFMAGSLFQQYPYDIPTEAFPFEIFKQAFVAVQSCVVHLQKVSLARRFALVPLGPPLLSYCSNCRAMLAAVDGAVQLVVDRSYRAGDPIVVWCGPQPNSKLLINYGFVDEENSYDRLMVEAALNTEDPQYQDKRLAAQRNGKLSVQAFQVCVGKEREAVLEMLPYLRLGYVSDPSEMQTVLSSQGPICPVSPCMEKAVLGQLSDYFEARLASYPTTLSEDEALLADADLDPKKRVATQLVRLEKKILNACLETTVNFINQLPDLSVSPCPAPFAPTLK